In Cyprinus carpio isolate SPL01 chromosome A1, ASM1834038v1, whole genome shotgun sequence, the following proteins share a genomic window:
- the LOC109082538 gene encoding uncharacterized protein LOC109082538, with product MAKMDVREAARKQEYGEQERRFRALQHQFSLLQTEVQARTSFTPEPRPTNLDYLDGQGGDADPGTRRSPHQFTSHTRDADPNVDYSGPMWPREPRLEKLADSDDIEHFLITFERIATACRWPKADWTFHLIPLLTGKARAAYVNMDLDDCIEYEKVKAAILIKYDISAETYRQRFRSLDVYPSESPKELYIRLKELYGKWIRPREKTIEEVGEMIILEQYLRMLSPELQVWVRERDPRTAADAASLADVFVAARKKNQPWSWTTGSDSRRAPFHQKPVPGAGKSPKGDFPEVRRHNILRGPVICFQCGQEGHTRPACPQNAAKLTNLCYAPRGSAAKITKPKVLLQIKTVTVNGKELKALVDTGSDQTLVNRKFVAPSLIRAYNKLPICCVHGEERMVPTADLYIGVEGQTYLLEVGVADNLPYPVVLGRDLPVLLDLVKPVQQCNIVITRAMAKQPEEAIQTLSTLPFYDVDLAMGITKSRKSRRQKRRAKLGYNASQLPVESTCNLTPHVQLPTNIIALQQKDVSLAVCLQKANQETTGEGPTNDKGEHFVFEQGILYRQIGLVKQLVVPQDTREVVLHLSHSIPWAGHLGKKKTTARIKRHFYWPGLETDVAQYCKSCPDCQKVSIKRPSRVPLQPLPVISTPFERLGMDVVGPVEKSCAGNRFLLVITDYATRYPEVFPLKSVKAKYVATCLVQFFSRVGLPAEILTDQGTNFMSNLLKQVYQLLGIKSLRTTPYHPQTDGLTERFNQTLKQMLRKFVGETGRDWDQWLPYLLFAYREVPQASTGFSPFELLYGHEVRGPLTLLKEVWEGDHGESEPINIVSYVLQMRERLEKMRTLAQTHLMEAQKHQKTWYDQTARERGFVVGDRVLVMLPSQESKLLAKWQGPFEIRNQLGPTTYEVVIPGQDRASRVLHVNLLKKWVSRPEQRAQVMMIRHVKEEEEWEDQYLPRPVAGNIHLEHLPEDQQSQVRALCTPETFSEYPGLTSLIQHDVILKPDAAVRRMSYRIPERLQEDLKEEVNLMLRLGIIEPSKSEWCHPVVLVPKKDGSIRFCIDFRYLNSVSQFDSYPTPRIDALIDRLGKAKYLTTIDLSKGYWQIPLTQQARPLTAFRTPWGLFHFRVLPFGLHGAPATFQRLIDQVLHGLTFAAAYLDDIVIYSTTWEEHVQHLQEVLQRLQEAGLTVNPAKCAVARTETEYLGFVIGNGVVRPQVKKVQALEEAPIPQTRKELRSFLGMAGFYNRFIPHFSSRAALLTDMVGVRCPNQWQWSEERMTAFRDIQSALRENAVLYSPDFDQEFIVQTDASERGIGAVLLQGPPGERRPVAFISRKLFPREVRYSTIEKECLAVKWALDSLRYYLLGREFKLETDHKALQWLERMKDTNGRITRWYLAMQPFRFTVQHVPGKSNVTADYFSRCIHEMPEGRGCVMAEPVATH from the coding sequence ATGGCGAAAATGGATGTCCGGGAGGCAGCAAGGAAGCAGGAGTATGGAGAACAGGAGCGACGATTTAGAGCTCTTCAACATCAATTCAGCTTATTACAGACTGAGGTTCAGGCTCGTACCTCCTTTACTCCTGAGCCACGCCCGACCAATTTAGATTATCTTGATGGCCAGGGTGGAGATGCAGATCCTGGAACCCGACGTTCTCCTCACCAGTTTACCTCCCACACAAGGGATGCTGACCCTAATGTTGATTATTCTGGACCAATGTGGCCTCGTGAACCTCGACTGGAAAAGTTAGCTGACTCTGATGATATAGagcattttttaataacttttgagcGAATCGCCACAGCTTGCCGCTGGCCCAAGGCTGATTGGACTTTTCACTTGATTCCGTTATTGACTGGCAAAGCAAGGGCTGCATATGTTAATATGGATTTGGATGATTGTATCGAGTATGAGAAGGTCAAGGCAGCCATCCTCATTAAATACGATATCAGTGCAGAGACCTATAGACAGAGGTTTCGCTCCTTAGATGTCTATCCATCCGAGAGTCCAAAAGAACTGTACATAAGGCTGAAGGAACTCTATGGCAAGTGGATTAGACCCCGGGAGAAAACCATCGAAGAGGTGGGTGAAATGATCATTCTAGAACAGTATCTTCGCATGCTTTCTCCTGAACTCCAGGTCTGGGTCCGGGAACGGGACCCTAGGACCGCAGCGGATGCCGCGTCATTAGCTGATGTCTTTGTGGCTGCAAGAAAAAAGAATCAACCGTGGAGTTGGACAACTGGTAGTGACTCCCGACGGGCCCCGTTCCATCAGAAACCGGTGCCTGGGGCGGGTAAGTCTCCCAAGGGAGATTTTCCAGAAGTTAGACGGCATAACATTTTAAGAGGACCAGTCATTTGTTTCCAGTGCGGACAAGAGGGCCACACAAGGCCAGCCTGCCCACAAAATGCTGCTAAACTAACTAACTTGTGTTATGCTCCCAGAGGCAGCGCAGCAAAGATAACCAAACCAAAGGTACTGTTACAGATCAAGACGGTGACCGTAAACGGGAAAGAACTGAAGGCCCTAGTGGATACTGGGAGTGACCAGACTCTGGTGAACAGGAAATTTGTGGCTCCATCTTTAATTAGGGCCTATAATAAATTACCCATCTGCTGCGTACATGGGGAGGAAAGAATGGTGCCAACTGCAGACCTATATATTGGGGTTGAAGGTCAAACCTACCTGTTAGAAGTAGGGGTAGCAGATAATCTTCCGTATCCCGTAGTTCTTGGTCGTGATTTACCAGTGCTCCTAGATCTGGTCAAGCCCGTGCAGCAGTGCAACATAGTGATAACAAGGGCCATGGCAAAGCAGCCGGAAGAAGCGATACAGACTCTTTCGACACTGCCCTTTTATGACGTAGATTTAGCGATGGGCATCACAAAATCAAGAAAATCTAGACGTCAAAAGAGACGAGCAAAGCTTGGGTATAATGCCTCCCAATTGCCCGTAGAGAGCACATGCAATCTAACCCCACATGTCCAGCTGCCTACTAACATAATTGCATTACAGCAAAAAGATGTTAGTCTTGCTGTTTGCCTACAGAAAGCAAACCAGGAGACCACAGGGGAGGGACCCACTAATGACAAGGGTGAGCATTTTGTATTTGAACAGGGCATACTCTACCGCCAAATCGGACTGGTAAAACAGCTGGTGGTTCCGCAGGATACTCGAGAGGTTGTCCTTCACCTGAGCCATTCCATTCCCTGGGCTGGCCACCTAGGGAAAAAGAAAACCACTGCACGTATCAAAAGACACTTTTACTGGCCCGGCTTGGAAACGGATGTTGCCCAGTACTGTAAAAGTTGCCCTGATTGTCAAAAAGTATCCATCAAACGTCCATCAAGAGTGCCCCTCCAGCCCCTTCCTGTAATCAGTACACCATTCGAACGTCTGGGCATGGATGTCGTTGGCCCTGTGGAAAAGAGCTGTGCAGGTAACCGGTTTCTACTGGTGATCACTGATTATGCTACGAGGTACCCAGAGGtattccctttaaagtctgtcAAAGCTAAATATGTTGCAACTTGTCTAGTCCAGTTCTTTTCCAGAGTCGGACTGCCAGCTGAAATTCTCACTGACCAAGGGACCAATTTCATGTCCAATCTCCTGAAACAAGTCTACCAGTTGCTGGGTATTAAGAGTTTGCGGACAACACCTTACCATCCTCAAACTGATGGGCTCACAGAACGATTTAATCAGACATTGAAACAAATGCTGCGGAAATTTGTTGGTGAGACTGGCCGGGACTGGGACCAATGGCTCCCGTATCTTCTTTTTGCTTATAGAGAAGTACCCCAGGCTTCTACCGGGTTTTCTCCGTTTGAGCTCTTATACGGCCATGAAGTTCGGGGACCTCTGACACTACTTAAAGAAGTCTGGGAAGGCGACCATGGTGAGAGTGAGCCTATTAACATTGTGTCTTATGTCTTGCAAATGAGGGAACGTCTGGAGAAAATGAGGACTTTGGCGCAGACCCACCTGATGGAGGCCCAGAAGCACCAAAAAACATGGTACGACCAAACGGCACGGGAAAGAGGCTTTGTGGTTGGAGACCGAGTACTTGTGATGCTGCCGAGTCAGGAGAGCAAGCTGTTGGCCAAGTGGCAGGGCCCCTTCGAGATCAGGAACCAGCTAGGCCCCACCACGTATGAAGTGGTCATTCCAGGGCAAGATCGTGCTAGCCGAGTACTTCATGTCAACCTTTTGAAGAAGTGGGTATCCCGACCTGAGCAGAGAGCGCAAGTGATGATGATTCGTCAtgtgaaggaggaggaggaatggGAAGACCAGTACTTGCCTCGACCAGTAGCTGGAAATATTCATCTGGAGCATCTGCCTGAAGATCAGCAATCCCAGGTGAGAGCTCTATGTACCCCTGAAACCTTCTCAGAATATCCTGGTTTGACATCTTTGATACAACATGATGTGATATTAAAACCTGATGCAGCTGTTAGACGTATGAGTTACAGAATACCTGAGAGACTCCAAGAGGACTTGAAGGAGGAAGTGAACTTGATGCTGAGACTGGGAATTATTGAACCCTCTAAAAGCGAGTGGTGCCATCCGGTGGTCCTAGTACCGAAAAAGGATGGGAGTATCCGGTTTTGTATTGACTTCCGGTACTTGAATTCTGTATCACAGTTTGACTCATATCCTACTCCCCGTATAGACGCCTTAATTGATCGATTGGGCAAAGCCAAATACCTGACGACCATCGATTTGTCCAAAGGGTATTGGCAGATACCATTGACACAACAGGCCCGTCCTTTAACAGCATTTAGGACACCATGGGGGCTATTCCATTTCCGGGTTTTACCCTTTGGCCTGCATGGGGCACCGGCTACCTTTCAGAGACTTATTGACCAGGTGTTACATGGGCTAACCTTTGCTGCAGCTTATTTGGATGACATAGTCATCTACAGTACTACCTGGGAGGAGCATGTTCAACACCTTCAAGAGGTTCTACAGCGTCTGCAAGAAGCAGGCCTCACAGTGAATCCTGCCAAGTGTGCTGTAGCCAGGACGGAAACAGAGTACCTGGGCTTTGTCATTGGCAACGGGGTAGTGCGACCACAAGTCAAAAAGGTCCAGGCATTAGAGGAAGCTCCCATTCCTCAGACACGTAAGGAACTCAGGTCCTTTCTGGGAATGGCGGGATTTTATAATCGTTTTATCCCTCACTTTTCTAGCAGGGCTGCCCTGTTGACAGATATGGTGGGGGTTCGATGTCCAAATCAATGGCAGTGGTCAGAAGAAAGGATGACGGCCTTTCGAGATATTCAATCGGCGTTAAGAGAAAATGCTGTGCTGTACAGTCCAGACTTTGATCAAGAATTTATTGTGCAGACGGATGCCTCTGAGAGGGGCATAGGGGCTGTGTTGTTACAGGGACCACCTGGTGAGCGACGGCCTGTGGCTTTCATTAGCCGCAAACTCTTTCCAAGGGAAGTCCGCTATTCGACAATAGAGAAGGAATGTTTGGCAGTTAAATGGGCCCTAGACTCCTTGAGATATTACCTACTTGGAAGGGAGTTCAAGTTGGAAACGGACCATAAAGCTCTCCAGTGGCTGGAAAGGATGAAAGATACCAATGGGAGGATCACACGGTGGTATCTGGCTATGCAGCCTTTCCGGTTCACTGTCCAGCACGTTCCGGGCAAGTCCAATGTGACCGCTGACTACTTCTCTCGTTGTATCCACGAGATGCCTGAAGGGAGGGGGTGTGTGATGGCCGAACCTGTGGCCACACATTGA